Proteins encoded in a region of the Malaciobacter mytili LMG 24559 genome:
- a CDS encoding ankyrin repeat domain-containing protein: MLNLFKQDVTDNFQKELLKNYINVEKVQKLIDNGADIHKLNEKGQTLLFELVKKRRIESIRILLKNGIDINHEDNFGKTVLNEAVERSDGVMIRFLLDNGSSLNHVNSSGRTLLQDIALEENHRVFEILMMQNPDLNIKDTYGRTVLFDAVEGGNLKIIREVLNNIENPNCVDQHGQTPLFNAVLKESPEVAKFLISNGMDINITDENRENILFNSVVMGASNIEVFEMLLERGIKLNIKNINNETILDEILKILTLLKNPNSKREGRYKFINENRNYLKLTSFLIENGLAVNRVDSDGKTVLYREVERENYETIDFLLASGADINAEDKDGRTVLFEAIMGGMKNIIMIEYLLNKGADVDHRDLLEKTIVDELCEIILVQNNLKRASSRRYLEIDDEEDYFALLKRILSYRPKINKQKSNGRTVIFDVIIYNHLPLMKLLFNSGADPNIVDNNGDTPLTVLVENGLKVKRIKDKEQFLERLVFLLKFRIDVDVIDKEGRTVYHKAVIADDLEVVEKLLSKKANLNIKDKQGRTVLHHTQWKGNYKIARLLIAAGADINEVDYAGFTILNYAAILGHTKLVIILIASGVLMYNHNKKSRSVAQFFKEREKNLGKLLVGNITDQKMISAIKQVIINLRAEIDEALK; encoded by the coding sequence ATGTTGAACTTATTTAAACAAGATGTCACTGATAATTTTCAAAAAGAGTTATTAAAAAATTATATAAATGTAGAAAAAGTTCAAAAACTAATAGATAATGGCGCAGATATTCATAAGCTTAATGAAAAGGGACAAACTCTTCTTTTTGAATTAGTAAAAAAAAGAAGAATTGAGTCAATTAGAATTTTACTAAAAAATGGAATAGATATTAATCATGAAGATAACTTTGGTAAAACTGTTTTAAATGAAGCAGTTGAACGAAGTGATGGTGTAATGATAAGATTCTTACTTGACAATGGTTCTTCTTTAAATCATGTTAATTCTTCAGGTAGAACACTATTACAAGATATTGCCTTAGAGGAAAATCATAGGGTTTTTGAAATTTTAATGATGCAAAATCCTGATTTAAATATTAAAGACACATATGGTAGAACTGTTTTATTTGATGCAGTTGAAGGTGGGAATTTAAAGATAATTAGAGAAGTTTTAAATAATATTGAAAACCCAAATTGTGTCGATCAACATGGGCAAACACCTTTATTTAATGCGGTATTAAAAGAATCACCTGAAGTTGCAAAGTTCTTAATCTCAAATGGAATGGATATTAACATAACTGATGAAAATAGAGAAAATATACTTTTCAATAGTGTAGTTATGGGTGCTTCAAATATTGAAGTTTTTGAAATGTTATTAGAGCGTGGAATAAAATTAAATATAAAAAATATAAATAATGAAACAATTTTAGATGAAATTTTAAAAATTCTTACACTTTTAAAAAATCCTAATTCTAAAAGAGAAGGAAGATATAAATTTATAAATGAAAATAGAAATTATTTAAAACTTACTTCTTTTTTAATTGAAAATGGTTTAGCTGTTAATAGAGTAGATAGTGATGGTAAAACGGTTTTATATCGAGAAGTTGAGCGAGAAAACTACGAAACTATTGATTTTTTATTAGCTAGTGGTGCTGATATTAATGCCGAAGATAAAGATGGAAGAACTGTTTTATTTGAAGCAATTATGGGTGGTATGAAAAATATCATTATGATAGAATATCTTTTAAATAAAGGTGCCGATGTTGATCATCGAGATTTATTGGAAAAAACAATTGTTGATGAATTATGTGAAATTATCTTAGTTCAAAACAATTTAAAAAGAGCCAGTTCTAGAAGATATTTAGAAATAGATGATGAAGAAGACTATTTTGCTCTTTTAAAAAGAATTTTAAGTTATAGACCAAAAATAAATAAACAAAAATCAAATGGAAGAACAGTTATTTTTGATGTAATAATTTATAATCATTTACCTTTAATGAAACTTCTATTTAATTCGGGTGCTGACCCAAATATTGTAGATAACAATGGTGATACTCCACTTACAGTTTTAGTTGAAAATGGATTAAAAGTAAAAAGAATAAAAGATAAAGAGCAATTTTTAGAAAGACTTGTATTTTTATTAAAATTTAGAATAGATGTGGATGTTATTGATAAAGAGGGAAGAACAGTTTATCATAAAGCAGTAATTGCAGATGATTTAGAAGTTGTAGAAAAACTTTTATCAAAAAAAGCAAATCTAAATATTAAAGATAAGCAAGGAAGAACAGTATTACACCATACTCAATGGAAAGGTAATTATAAAATTGCAAGATTATTAATAGCTGCTGGGGCTGATATTAATGAAGTGGATTATGCAGGTTTTACTATTTTAAATTATGCAGCTATTTTAGGGCATACAAAATTAGTAATAATTTTAATTGCTTCTGGTGTATTAATGTATAATCATAATAAAAAAAGTCGTTCAGTTGCGCAGTTTTTTAAAGAAAGAGAAAAAAATTTAGGGAAACTTCTAGTTGGTAATATTACTGATCAAAAAATGATTAGTGCAATAAAACAAGTAATTATAAATCTAAGAGCTGAAATAGATGAAGCTTTAAAATAG
- the trmA gene encoding tRNA (uridine(54)-C5)-methyltransferase TrmA: MNCKYFGKCGSCSLYEMTYEQQLSYKINREKERFKEFYINDFEIIKSEDSRFRNRAEFRIWKEYDKENIPTLSYAMTSFEKKVLPISLCEIVSENIHLLMPKLLKLIEKSEILSFKLFACEFLASTTNDILVTLIYHKKLDEKWMQEAKKLEEELKVKIIGRSRGQKIILSSDYINETLTINNKQFFFEYKEGGFTQPNTKVNIQMIQWVLQHLEKSNKDLCELYCGGGNFTIPLSTKFRKTLATEISKTSIKSALRNCELNNIDNIDFIRMSAEEFVEACANKREFNRLKDIDLKEFNFSTIFVDPPRAGLDETTTKLVKNYDKIIYISCNPETLHRDLKELTKTHKIDNFALFDQFAYTNHCESGVILNKI, from the coding sequence ATGAATTGTAAATATTTTGGAAAATGTGGAAGTTGTAGTTTATATGAAATGACATATGAACAGCAACTTTCATACAAAATAAATAGAGAAAAAGAGAGATTTAAAGAGTTTTATATAAATGACTTTGAAATTATAAAAAGTGAAGATAGTAGATTTAGAAATAGAGCTGAATTTAGAATTTGGAAAGAGTATGATAAAGAAAATATCCCTACTTTATCTTATGCTATGACAAGTTTTGAAAAAAAAGTTTTACCTATTAGCTTATGTGAAATAGTAAGTGAAAATATTCATTTATTAATGCCAAAGCTTTTAAAACTAATTGAAAAAAGTGAAATTTTAAGTTTCAAATTATTTGCCTGTGAATTTTTAGCTTCAACTACAAATGATATTCTTGTAACTTTAATTTATCATAAAAAATTAGATGAAAAGTGGATGCAAGAAGCAAAAAAACTTGAAGAAGAATTAAAAGTTAAAATTATTGGTAGAAGTAGAGGTCAAAAAATCATTTTAAGTAGTGATTATATAAATGAAACTTTAACTATAAATAATAAGCAATTCTTTTTTGAATATAAAGAGGGTGGATTTACTCAGCCAAATACAAAAGTAAATATTCAAATGATTCAATGGGTTTTACAACATCTAGAAAAAAGTAATAAAGATTTATGTGAATTATATTGTGGTGGAGGAAACTTTACAATTCCCCTTTCAACAAAGTTTAGAAAAACTTTAGCAACTGAGATTTCAAAAACTTCAATAAAATCTGCTTTAAGAAATTGTGAGTTAAATAATATTGATAATATTGATTTTATTAGAATGAGTGCCGAAGAGTTTGTCGAAGCCTGTGCAAATAAAAGAGAATTTAATAGATTAAAAGATATAGATTTAAAAGAGTTTAATTTCTCTACAATTTTTGTTGATCCACCAAGGGCTGGATTAGATGAAACAACAACAAAATTAGTTAAAAACTATGATAAAATCATTTATATCTCTTGTAATCCAGAAACTTTGCATAGGGATTTAAAAGAACTTACAAAAACGCATAAAATTGATAATTTTGCATTATTTGATCAATTTGCCTATACAAATCATTGCGAAAGTGGAGTCATATTAAACAAAATTTAA
- a CDS encoding prepilin peptidase — MFSFIIGLAFGSFLNVLIYRLPKRYSIITASCCPSCNYKIRWYENIPIFSYFYLKGFCSFCKQKISKRYLVVELLTAFVTLGLYLKFEVSIQLFFLMGLFYTLIVLSFIDLEYKKVPDYLLLVAFICSFFATDYEFFESLKYACLFAGFFILLEFILTFYIQNIKSRLLKDKNLRTQKALGEGDIPIIAIIGIVLGLKGGIIAIFLAGIFAIIPSIYNNFTKKDKQTAFIPFLMLGLFFEFFINISAKVFS; from the coding sequence GTGTTTAGTTTTATTATTGGATTGGCTTTTGGGTCATTTTTAAATGTATTGATTTATAGACTTCCTAAAAGATACTCAATAATAACTGCTTCTTGTTGTCCTTCTTGTAATTATAAAATAAGATGGTATGAAAATATCCCAATTTTTTCCTATTTTTATTTAAAAGGTTTTTGTAGTTTTTGTAAACAAAAAATTTCAAAAAGATATTTAGTTGTAGAGCTTCTTACGGCTTTTGTAACTTTAGGCTTATATTTAAAATTTGAAGTTTCAATACAGCTATTTTTTTTAATGGGTCTTTTTTATACTTTAATTGTTTTATCTTTTATTGATTTAGAGTATAAAAAAGTTCCAGATTACTTGCTTTTAGTAGCTTTTATTTGTTCTTTTTTTGCAACAGATTATGAGTTCTTTGAGAGTTTAAAGTATGCTTGTTTATTTGCAGGTTTTTTTATTTTATTAGAGTTTATTTTAACTTTTTATATTCAAAATATAAAATCAAGACTTTTAAAAGATAAAAATTTAAGAACTCAAAAAGCTTTAGGTGAGGGGGATATTCCTATAATTGCTATTATTGGAATTGTTTTAGGATTGAAAGGGGGGATTATAGCTATATTTTTAGCTGGAATTTTTGCTATAATACCATCAATTTACAATAATTTTACAAAAAAAGATAAGCAAACTGCATTTATTCCTTTTTTAATGTTAGGTTTATTTTTTGAATTTTTTATTAATATATCAGCAAAGGTTTTTTCTTGA
- the glmU gene encoding bifunctional UDP-N-acetylglucosamine diphosphorylase/glucosamine-1-phosphate N-acetyltransferase GlmU gives MNNLSIVILAAGAGTRMKSEKPKVLHNISGKPMLYYSIKEALKLSDDITVVLYHQASRVQAQMEKYFKDIKFVIQDHENYPGTGGAVMNVEPKYEKTLVLNADMPLIQAIELEKFNIDATIVMSVLKLDDASGYGRVVIKDENVVKIVEQKDANEQELKITTANAGVYLFQTAFLKQYLPLLSNDNAQQEYYITDLIELAIKDGKTLKPLYVSVENFKGVNSKYELSQAEVIHQNRIKKEFMQNGVIMRLPDTIYIEEGVSIEGECILENGVSLLGNTKIVNSIVKANSIIEDSHLEDSDVGPMARIRPGSNLKNTHIGNFVETKKALLNGVKAGHLSYLGDCEMDTGTNVGAGTITCNYDGVNKHKTKVGKNVFIGSDTQLVAPVVIEDDVILAAGACITKNVPKGSLAITRAPIKIIENYFYKFFKK, from the coding sequence ATGAATAATTTATCAATTGTTATTTTAGCAGCAGGTGCTGGAACTAGAATGAAATCTGAAAAACCGAAGGTTTTACATAATATTTCTGGTAAACCAATGCTTTATTACTCAATAAAAGAGGCTTTAAAATTAAGTGATGATATTACAGTAGTTTTATACCATCAAGCTTCAAGAGTTCAAGCTCAAATGGAAAAATATTTTAAAGATATTAAATTTGTAATTCAAGATCATGAAAACTATCCTGGTACTGGTGGGGCAGTTATGAATGTTGAGCCAAAGTATGAAAAAACTTTAGTTTTAAATGCAGATATGCCCTTAATTCAAGCAATAGAGTTAGAAAAATTTAATATTGATGCAACAATAGTTATGTCTGTTTTAAAACTTGATGATGCTTCTGGGTATGGAAGAGTAGTAATTAAAGATGAAAATGTAGTAAAAATTGTTGAACAAAAAGATGCAAATGAGCAAGAGCTTAAAATAACAACTGCAAATGCGGGAGTTTATCTATTTCAAACAGCATTTTTAAAACAATATTTACCTCTTTTATCAAATGATAATGCTCAACAAGAGTACTATATTACAGATTTAATTGAACTAGCAATAAAAGATGGAAAAACTTTAAAACCTTTATATGTAAGTGTTGAAAATTTTAAGGGAGTTAATTCAAAATATGAATTATCACAAGCAGAAGTAATCCATCAAAATAGAATTAAAAAAGAGTTTATGCAAAATGGTGTAATTATGAGACTACCTGATACTATTTATATAGAAGAAGGTGTAAGTATTGAGGGTGAATGTATTCTTGAAAATGGGGTTAGTTTACTTGGTAATACAAAAATAGTAAATTCTATTGTAAAAGCAAATTCAATTATAGAAGATTCACATTTAGAAGATTCAGATGTGGGACCAATGGCTAGAATTAGACCTGGAAGTAATTTAAAAAATACTCATATTGGAAATTTTGTTGAAACTAAAAAAGCTTTACTAAATGGGGTTAAAGCAGGGCATTTATCTTATTTAGGTGATTGTGAAATGGACACAGGTACAAATGTGGGTGCGGGAACAATTACTTGTAATTATGATGGAGTAAATAAACATAAAACTAAAGTTGGGAAAAATGTATTTATTGGTTCAGATACTCAACTAGTTGCTCCTGTAGTAATTGAAGATGATGTTATTTTAGCAGCAGGTGCTTGTATAACAAAAAATGTACCAAAAGGTTCATTGGCAATTACAAGAGCTCCTATAAAAATAATTGAAAATTATTTTTATAAATTTTTTAAAAAGTAG
- a CDS encoding helicase-related protein — protein MKDRWQEQLQILLNCDLKSQFPLARSLNRKLKFFVGPTNSGKTYSAMSKLKEANSGLYLAPLRLLALEGYEDLKTSNINATLITGEEQIFDEEAAHICSTIEMIDYDLDVDVAIIDEVQMLDDDERGWAWVNAIIGCPAKQIIMTGSVNALDAVKKIASYLNEELEIVRFKRKNELHLLEKYTSLKELKPQTALIAFSRSEVLKLKQKLQKSHRVSVIYGNLSPEVRRDEARRFREKKTDILIATDAIAMGLNLPIKTILFTTHTKFDGVSKRAINVNEIIQIAGRAGRYGHHEEGFIGATSRDTLKYLQKEFFKPIRTIKPPFKVKISSSQLEGLTSYIKTNSLEKVLKFFIDNMYFDGPFIASNIASMISAAKILDKKNNLKMEDKYMLSQAPITTKSTIILQAYDAYIAAVIKNRIVRYKPSITLPKKAVTQRDLLLVEDEVKKISLYLWLSYKLPELFPDSVKASITRASFNNFIEKSLKSNLLDEEKNNKKKFDNSFRDRRRKRF, from the coding sequence ATGAAAGATAGATGGCAAGAACAATTACAAATATTATTAAATTGTGATTTAAAATCACAATTTCCTTTGGCAAGAAGTCTAAATAGAAAACTAAAATTTTTTGTTGGACCTACAAATTCTGGTAAAACATATAGTGCAATGAGCAAATTAAAAGAAGCAAATAGTGGATTATACTTAGCTCCATTAAGACTTTTAGCACTTGAAGGTTATGAAGATTTAAAAACTTCAAATATTAATGCAACCCTAATAACAGGTGAAGAACAAATTTTTGATGAAGAAGCAGCACATATATGTTCAACTATTGAGATGATTGACTATGATTTAGATGTTGATGTGGCTATTATTGATGAAGTTCAAATGCTTGATGATGATGAAAGAGGTTGGGCTTGGGTTAATGCAATAATAGGTTGTCCTGCAAAACAGATAATTATGACAGGTTCAGTTAATGCATTAGATGCAGTTAAAAAAATAGCTTCTTATTTAAATGAAGAGTTAGAAATAGTAAGGTTTAAAAGAAAAAATGAATTACATCTTTTAGAAAAATATACTTCTTTAAAAGAACTAAAACCTCAAACAGCATTGATAGCTTTTAGTAGAAGTGAAGTATTAAAATTAAAACAAAAATTACAAAAAAGCCATAGGGTTTCTGTAATTTATGGCAATCTTTCTCCTGAAGTAAGAAGAGATGAGGCAAGAAGATTTAGAGAGAAAAAAACAGATATTTTAATAGCAACTGATGCGATTGCTATGGGATTAAATCTTCCTATTAAGACTATTTTATTTACAACTCATACAAAATTTGATGGGGTATCAAAAAGAGCAATAAATGTAAATGAAATTATTCAAATTGCAGGTCGTGCAGGAAGATATGGACATCATGAAGAGGGATTTATTGGTGCTACTTCAAGGGATACTTTAAAATATTTACAAAAAGAGTTTTTTAAACCTATTAGAACTATAAAACCTCCATTTAAAGTAAAAATTAGTTCTTCTCAACTTGAAGGATTGACTTCTTATATTAAGACAAACTCTTTAGAAAAAGTATTAAAATTTTTTATAGATAATATGTATTTTGATGGACCCTTTATAGCTTCAAATATAGCTTCAATGATTAGTGCAGCAAAGATTTTAGATAAAAAAAATAATTTAAAAATGGAAGATAAATATATGCTTTCGCAAGCTCCAATAACTACTAAATCAACAATAATTTTGCAAGCTTATGATGCTTATATTGCAGCAGTAATTAAAAATAGAATAGTTAGATATAAACCTTCAATTACTCTGCCTAAAAAGGCTGTTACACAAAGAGATTTGCTTTTAGTAGAAGATGAAGTAAAGAAAATATCTTTATATTTATGGTTATCTTATAAGTTACCAGAACTTTTTCCAGATAGTGTAAAAGCAAGTATAACAAGAGCTAGTTTTAATAACTTTATTGAAAAATCATTAAAATCAAATCTCTTAGATGAAGAAAAAAATAATAAAAAGAAGTTTGATAATTCATTTAGAGATAGACGAAGAAAAAGATTTTAA
- a CDS encoding LptF/LptG family permease has protein sequence MKIKSYLYSQLSLSFLPIFLGLYFITSIIFLVKIASLTSVITIDAYELFKLYLYSVPKIIFFTVPISFFISLVITLAKLSSEYELIVITSFGLNPLKILKIFFPATFLLSIALIIVSVGLIPKTNYLTESFLEVKKKEANFNIKASEFGQKFGDWLIYIDAKDDKKYEKVKLFKTDNKLDQFIIAQSAVLDNKEGNLSFKLIDGKAFYISHEELNQINYRTMDINDSITSKKKYTFTNSYDYWNYYLSKGQDIDDFTFYILTSIFPLISLFLVVAFGYYNPRYEKNRAIALSLIAIVIYYILTKYLTKNVLLHSLYIAPILWSIGTYILYSKLTKKLY, from the coding sequence TTGAAAATTAAAAGTTATTTATATTCTCAATTATCACTTTCTTTTTTACCTATTTTTTTAGGTTTATATTTTATTACATCAATAATATTTTTAGTAAAAATTGCTTCTTTAACTTCAGTTATTACAATTGATGCTTATGAGTTATTTAAATTGTATCTTTATTCTGTTCCTAAAATTATATTTTTTACAGTGCCTATTTCATTTTTTATTTCACTTGTTATTACTTTAGCAAAGCTTTCAAGTGAGTATGAACTAATAGTAATTACTTCTTTTGGACTTAATCCATTAAAAATTTTAAAAATCTTTTTTCCTGCAACTTTTTTATTGTCAATTGCTTTAATAATAGTTTCTGTGGGACTAATTCCTAAAACAAACTACCTAACAGAGAGTTTTTTAGAAGTAAAGAAAAAAGAGGCAAATTTTAATATCAAAGCTTCTGAATTTGGACAAAAATTTGGGGATTGGCTTATTTATATTGATGCAAAAGATGATAAAAAATATGAAAAAGTTAAACTATTTAAAACAGATAATAAATTAGATCAGTTTATTATTGCTCAAAGTGCAGTTTTAGATAATAAAGAAGGAAACTTAAGTTTTAAACTTATTGATGGTAAAGCTTTTTATATTTCGCATGAAGAGTTAAATCAAATAAATTATAGAACAATGGATATAAATGATTCTATAACAAGTAAGAAAAAATATACTTTTACAAACTCTTATGATTATTGGAACTACTATTTATCAAAAGGGCAAGATATTGATGATTTTACTTTTTATATTTTAACTTCAATTTTCCCTTTAATCTCACTATTTTTAGTGGTTGCTTTTGGTTATTATAATCCAAGATATGAAAAAAATAGAGCAATTGCCCTATCTTTAATTGCTATTGTTATATATTATATTTTAACTAAATATTTAACTAAAAATGTACTATTACACTCTTTATATATTGCGCCAATTCTTTGGTCTATTGGAACATATATTTTATATTCAAAGCTAACAAAAAAACTATATTAA
- the coaBC gene encoding bifunctional phosphopantothenoylcysteine decarboxylase/phosphopantothenate--cysteine ligase CoaBC yields the protein MLLKNKNILVAVTGSIAIYKTLELIRLYIKAGASVKVIMTNEAKKFINPITFEAISQNKVLEENSESWDKNELYNHIDIGKWADIFVIAPASANTINKLSHGLADNLLTQTALAYPRVKLLCPAANTNMIKNPITQASLKMLALCNYEILQTQTKELVCKDVGDGAMAEPQEIFYATARELLKEEYWNNRKVVLSGGGTIEKIDDVRYISNFSSGKMASSLALALYFKGADVCLVSTRGHETLPNAIHTIEVQSSNEMYEYLVDSIRVAKKGKLSKTTLMDSSTPTQILKRPFLFMVAAVSDYLPTFPQEGKLKKELLGTSWELKLKQNMDILNALDKSDIVSIGFKAEMDETVAYENALKMLEKKSLDAVCLNIIKDENAFGSNSNSIELLLKNKIHSFKASKLELSLELLTCLEKEFDEYK from the coding sequence ATGTTATTAAAAAACAAAAATATTTTAGTTGCAGTTACAGGTTCAATAGCAATATATAAAACATTAGAACTTATTCGACTTTATATAAAAGCAGGTGCTAGTGTTAAAGTAATTATGACAAATGAAGCAAAAAAGTTTATAAATCCAATAACTTTTGAAGCTATTTCTCAAAATAAAGTTTTAGAAGAAAACAGTGAATCTTGGGATAAAAATGAGTTATATAATCATATTGATATTGGTAAGTGGGCAGATATTTTTGTAATAGCTCCAGCAAGTGCAAATACTATAAATAAACTAAGCCATGGTTTAGCAGATAACTTATTAACTCAAACTGCACTAGCTTATCCAAGAGTTAAACTTTTATGCCCTGCTGCAAATACAAATATGATAAAAAATCCAATTACACAAGCAAGTTTAAAAATGCTAGCTTTATGTAATTATGAGATTTTACAAACACAAACAAAAGAGTTAGTTTGTAAAGATGTGGGTGATGGTGCTATGGCGGAACCTCAGGAGATTTTTTATGCAACAGCAAGGGAACTTTTAAAAGAAGAGTATTGGAATAATAGAAAAGTTGTATTAAGTGGTGGAGGAACAATTGAAAAAATTGATGATGTAAGATATATTTCAAATTTTTCTTCTGGTAAAATGGCTTCTTCTTTAGCTTTAGCTTTATACTTTAAAGGTGCAGATGTTTGTTTGGTAAGTACAAGAGGACATGAAACTTTACCAAATGCTATTCATACAATAGAAGTTCAAAGTAGTAATGAAATGTATGAATATTTAGTGGATTCAATAAGAGTTGCAAAAAAAGGTAAACTTTCTAAAACAACACTAATGGATAGTTCAACACCTACACAAATATTAAAAAGACCCTTTTTATTTATGGTTGCAGCAGTAAGTGATTATCTTCCAACTTTTCCCCAAGAGGGAAAACTAAAAAAAGAGTTACTTGGAACTTCTTGGGAGTTAAAATTAAAACAAAATATGGATATTTTAAATGCCCTTGATAAAAGTGATATTGTTTCAATTGGTTTTAAAGCAGAGATGGATGAAACTGTTGCTTATGAAAATGCTTTAAAAATGTTAGAAAAAAAATCTTTAGATGCTGTTTGTTTAAATATTATAAAAGATGAAAATGCTTTTGGTTCAAATTCAAATAGTATAGAATTACTTTTAAAAAATAAAATTCATAGTTTTAAAGCTTCAAAATTAGAACTATCTTTGGAACTTTTAACTTGTTTGGAAAAAGAGTTTGATGAGTACAAATAA
- the truA gene encoding tRNA pseudouridine(38-40) synthase TruA yields the protein MNAKFQISYDGTAYQGSQTQPNGLGVEDFLQIAFKQLNINTKIILSGRTDKEVHASGQVFNAIIPDFWKDLKKLKEILNKHLPINIRINKISKVCDDFHARYSAKKRVYRYIITTKQLNAFNAKYITYVKNIDEEKISEAIKLFEGIHDFEYFHKKGSGNKTTIRKVFSTNFYKYKDIYVFKFCANGYLRSQIRLMVGFLLKINEGKLTKKDLLSQLKKEKYIFKTPASAYGLYLAKVYY from the coding sequence ATGAATGCAAAATTTCAAATCTCATATGATGGAACAGCTTATCAAGGTTCTCAAACTCAACCAAATGGTTTAGGGGTTGAGGACTTTTTACAAATAGCTTTTAAGCAATTAAATATAAATACAAAAATAATTCTTAGTGGAAGAACAGATAAAGAAGTTCATGCAAGTGGACAAGTTTTTAATGCCATAATTCCTGATTTTTGGAAAGATTTAAAAAAATTAAAAGAGATTTTAAATAAGCATTTACCTATAAATATAAGAATAAATAAAATTTCAAAAGTATGTGATGATTTCCATGCAAGGTATAGTGCAAAAAAAAGAGTATATAGATATATTATAACTACAAAGCAATTAAATGCTTTTAATGCAAAATATATAACATATGTAAAAAATATAGATGAAGAAAAAATAAGTGAGGCAATAAAACTTTTTGAAGGTATTCATGATTTTGAATATTTTCATAAAAAAGGAAGTGGAAATAAAACTACTATAAGGAAAGTTTTTAGTACAAATTTTTATAAATATAAAGATATTTATGTATTTAAATTTTGTGCAAATGGTTATTTGCGTTCTCAAATTAGATTAATGGTTGGATTTTTATTAAAAATAAATGAAGGAAAATTAACAAAAAAAGATTTGCTTTCTCAATTAAAAAAAGAAAAATATATTTTTAAAACTCCTGCTAGTGCATATGGTTTATATCTTGCAAAGGTTTATTACTAA
- a CDS encoding di-trans,poly-cis-decaprenylcistransferase codes for MSTNNKKDLPAHIAMIMDGNGRWASERGFKRTAGHEEGAKVVREITRYCNTLGIKYLTLYAFSTENWTRPKLEIEFLMKLLEKYLKNELYIYLENNVRFKAIGDLSKFSKSLQEIIFKTQEETKNATGLTQILALNYGSQDEILRAIKKLNEKNLEVTKENFESCLDTAGIPDVDLLIRTSGEVRLSNYLLWQNAYAEMFFTSTYWPEFTSNELDDIISDYQNRERRFGGV; via the coding sequence ATGAGTACAAATAATAAAAAAGATTTACCTGCACATATTGCTATGATAATGGATGGTAATGGACGATGGGCAAGTGAGAGAGGTTTTAAAAGAACAGCAGGACATGAAGAGGGTGCAAAAGTTGTAAGAGAGATAACAAGGTATTGTAATACTTTAGGGATTAAATACCTTACTTTGTATGCTTTTTCCACAGAAAATTGGACTAGACCAAAACTTGAAATAGAATTTTTAATGAAGCTTTTGGAAAAATATTTAAAAAATGAACTTTATATTTATTTAGAAAATAATGTAAGATTCAAAGCAATTGGAGATTTATCTAAGTTTTCAAAATCTTTACAAGAAATTATATTTAAAACTCAAGAAGAGACAAAAAATGCCACAGGGCTTACTCAAATTTTAGCTTTAAATTATGGTTCACAAGATGAGATTTTAAGAGCAATAAAAAAATTAAATGAAAAAAATCTAGAAGTAACAAAAGAGAATTTTGAAAGTTGTTTGGATACAGCAGGTATTCCAGATGTGGATTTACTTATACGAACAAGTGGAGAAGTAAGACTTTCAAACTATTTACTTTGGCAAAATGCTTATGCAGAGATGTTTTTTACAAGTACTTATTGGCCTGAGTTTACTTCAAATGAGCTTGATGATATTATAAGTGATTACCAAAATAGAGAGAGAAGATTTGGGGGTGTTTAG